A genomic segment from Natator depressus isolate rNatDep1 chromosome 19, rNatDep2.hap1, whole genome shotgun sequence encodes:
- the GPN2 gene encoding GPN-loop GTPase 2, protein MSENQMSCLAFGQAVIGPPGSGKTTYCFGMQEFMSRIGRKVAVVNLDPANEGTPYQCAVDISELITLADVMDNLKLGPNGGLIYCMEYLEANFDWLQEKLAKLKGHYFLFDCPGQVELCTHHGALKNVFAQLAKWNFRLAAVHLVDSHYCTDPGKFISVLCTSLSTMLHVELPHVNVLSKMDLIEQYGKLAFNLDYYTEVLDLSYLVDHLATDPFFKNYRRLNEKLVEVIEDYSLVSFVPLNVQDKESMRRVMQAVDKANGYSFGDLEQRSLEALMSAAVGADFHFTSTLAVQEKYVQPQEKTVEQEAMEI, encoded by the exons ATGTCAGAAAACCAAATGTCTTGCCTGGCCTTTGGCCAGGCAGTGATTGGGCCACCTGGCTCGGGGAAGACCACTTACTGCTTTGGCATGCAGGAATTCATGTCCAGGATTGGGCGGAAGGTGGCTGTGGTGAATTTGGACCCAGCGAATGAAGGGACTCCTTATCAGTGTGCTGTGGACATCTCAGAGCTTATCACCCTGGCTGATGTGATGGATAATCTGAAACTGGGCCCCAATGGTGGTTTGATCTATTGCATGGAGTACCTGGAAGCCAACTTTGACTGGCTGCAGGAAAAGCTGGCTAAACTCAAGGGTCATTACTTTTTGTTTGACTGCCCAGGGCAGGTAGAACTCTGCACCCACCATGGCGCATTGAAAAATGTCTTTGCACAGTTAGCTAAGTGGAACTTCAGG TTGGCTGCAGTTCATTTGGTGGATTCCCACTACTGCACAGACCCTGGAAAGTTCATCTCAGTTCTCTGCACCTCCCTCTCAACCATGCTGCATGTGGAATTGCCCCACGTCAATGTCCTCTCTAAGATGGACCTGATAGAACAGTATGGCAAGCTGG CCTTCAACCTGGATTATTACACCGAGGTTCTAGATCTCTCTTATCTGGTAGACCATTTAGCCACCGATCCATTCTTCAAGAACTACCGTCGCCTCAATGAGAAGTTGGTGGAGGTGATTGAGGACTACAGCCTGGTCTCCTTTGTTCCACTCAACGTCCAG GACAAGGAGAGTATGCGACGGGTGATGCAGGCAGTGGACAAAGCCAATGGCTACTCCTTCGGAGACTTGGAGCAGAGAAGCCTTGAAGCCCTGATGTCTGCAGCAGTGGGAGCTGATTTCCACTTCACATC CACACTTGCAGTCCAGGAGAAGTATGTGCAGCCTCAGGAGAAAACCGTGGAACAGGAAGCAATGGAAATATAG
- the GPATCH3 gene encoding G patch domain-containing protein 3: MASPGSSEPGWGPARYCLVSRIPAELRSAQLRSYFSQFAEAGGFLCFHYRHRPERSDPPGPATCCCLVAVQPGQARRLLRMYSGKRWLDAQGDGLPGRCVIRRVRVSPGAGLGVFPYKTKKELHNKTQSETFTQADLKWLPELNPPVFMPHGNVGTPLRVFLELIKACRLPPRVIKKLQLRFPKTGSSRRYGNVPFKYRDTETVEREDLVYTDMGEEITMEKGPLARTGMTQTSDEEDWEGPGKEEAEESHSDDDDDRCEEWERHEALHEDVTNQERTEERLFEEEIELKWEKGGSGLVFYTDAQYWQEEQGDFDEQTADDWDVDMSIYYDKDGGDKDARDAIQMRLEQRLRDGLEDGSVSGQQIGTFEKYTKGIGRKVLERQGWMEGRGLGSSNSGMAEALDNEGQHPKCKRGLGYHGEKLQTFSKPKKPRRDGPILISTVYDEPQPVDHGDQLLRRQLPTAMKYRQDMAFVRATQSAHQSPSAS; the protein is encoded by the exons ATGGCGTCGCCCGGGAGCTCTGAGCCCGGCTGGGGCCCTGCCCGCTACTGCCTGGTGAGCCGCATCCCGGCCGAGCTCCGCTCCGCCCAGCTCCGCTCCTACTTCAGCCAGTTCGCCGAGGCCGGCGGCTTCCTCTGCTTCCACTACCGGCACCGGCCCGAGCGCAGCGACCCCCCGGGCCCGGCCACTTGCTGCTGCCTGGTCGCGGTGCAGCCCGGCCAGGCCCGGCGGCTGCTCCGCATGTACTCGGGCAAGCGCTGGCTGGATGCCCAGGGCGACGGGCTGCCCGGCCGCTGTGTGATCCGCAGGGTCCGAGTCTCCCCGGGCGCAG GTTTGGGTGTGTTCCCATATAAAACTAAAAAGGAGCTTCATAATAAGACCCAGAGTGAAACATTTACCCAGGCAGACTTAAAGTGGCTGCCTGAACTGAATCCTCCTGTGTTTATGCCCCATGGGAATGTGGGAACACCTCTGAGAGTCTTCCTGGAGCTGATCAAGGCCTGCAGGCTGCCTCCCCGAGTTATTAAGAAACTGCAGCTACGATTCCCCAAGACAGGATCCTCTCGCAGGTACGGGAATGTGCCCTTTAAATATCGGGACACTGAGACTGTTGAACGAGAAGACCTGGTTTATACAGACATGGGGGAGGAGATCACAATGGAAAAGGGACCCCTGGCAAGAACTGGGATGACTCAAACTAGTGATGAGGAAGACTGGGAAGGACCAGGAAAGGAGGAAGCAGAAGAGTCTCATTCAGATGAT GATGATGATAGGTGTGAGGAGTGGGAACGACATGAGGCTCTGCATGAGGATGTAACCAATCAGGAACGCACGGAGGAGCGACTGTTTGAAGAGGAGATTGAGCTGAAGTGGGAGaagggaggctctgggctggtcTTCTACACAGATGCTCAGTACTGGCAGGAAGAGCAAGGAG ACTTTGACGAACAGACGGCAGATGACTGGGATGTGGACATGAGTATCTACTACGACAAAG ATGGAGGTGATAAGGATGCCCGTGATGCAATACAAATGCGCTTGGAACAGAGACTCCGGGATGGTTTGGAGGATGGCTCTGTTTCAGGGCAACAGATTGGAACCTTTGAGAAATATACCAAG GGTATTGGTAGGAAGGTGTTGGAGAGGCAGGGCTGGATGGAGGGACGGGGTCTGGGGAGCAGCAACTCTGGAATGGCTGAAGCATTGGACAATGAGGGTCAACATCCCAAGTGCAAGAGAGGATTGGG GTACCATGGAGAGAAACTGCAGACTTTCAGCAAGCCGAAAAAGCCTCGCCGGGATGGCCCCATCCTCATCTCCACAGTCTACGATGAGCCCCAGCCTGTAGACCATGGGGACCAGCTACTCCGGCGCCAGCTGCCCACTGCCATGAAGTACAGACAGGACATGGCATTTGTCCGAGCGACTCAGAGTGCTCACCAGAGCCCCAGTGCCTCATGA
- the NR0B2 gene encoding nuclear receptor subfamily 0 group B member 2: MTTSNMDLDYERCRCLSEENQNAILYTLLSQNLNHNWGSHNPSQQRCLCQKRRTVCLQTPQVTCQAASDVLVKTVSFMKNLPSFQLLPWGDQLLLLDSCWAPLFILGLVQEMVTFEVIETPAPSMLKRILLDGQSKRQEPERTQPTLAGVQRLQCCLNTFWSLDLSPKEYAYLKGAILFNPDVPGLRASLYIESLQREAQRALREVLVPLHPEDKGRFARILLIASTLRSIPPALITNLFFRPIIGNADVIEVITEMLYEITSRRLTLSSHTVS; the protein is encoded by the exons ATGACTACAAGCAACATGGACCTGGACTATGAGAGGTGCCGGTGCCTCAGTGAGGAGAACCAAAACGCCATCCTCTATACTCTCCTGAGCCAGAACCTGAACCACAACTGGGGCAGCCATAACCCATCCCAGCAGCGCTGCCTGTGCCAGAAACGTCGCACCGTCTGCCTCCAAACACCCCAGGTCACCTGCCAGGCAGCCTCTGATGTCCTTGTGAAAACAGTCAGCTTCATGAAGAACCTGCCCTCCTTCCAGCTGCTTCCTTGGGGAGACCAGTTGCTGCTTCTGGACAGCTGCTGGGCTCCCCTCTTCATTCTGGGGCTGGTTCAGGAGATGGTGACATTCGAGGTGATAGAAACCCCAGCCCCTAGCATGCTCAAGAGGATTCTCCTTGATGGCCAGAGTAAGAGACAGGAGCCTGAGAGGACACAGCCCACCCTAGCCGGGGTGCAGCGGCTGCAGTGCTGCCTGAACACATTCTGGAGCCTGGACCTGAGCCCTAAGGAGTATGCTTACCTGAAAGGAGCCATTCTCTTTAACCCTG ATGTCCCAGGTCTCAGGGCCTCTTTGTACATTGAGAGCCTCCAACGGGAAGCACAGAGAGCGCTCCGAGAAGTCCTAGTGCCCCTCCACCCAGAGGACAAGGGCCGCTTTGCCCGCATCTTGCTGATTGCCTCCACCTTGAGGTCCATTCCTCCTGCACTTATCACCAATCTCTTCTTTCGACCAATCATTGGCAATGCAGACGTTATTGAGGTGATCACTGAAATGCTGTATGAAATAACCAGCAGGCGACTGACTCTTTCATCACACACAGTCTCCTAA